In Nocardioides sp., the following proteins share a genomic window:
- a CDS encoding VWA domain-containing protein — MRREIYPLARRLATRLTQEQHAKRKGPLDFRRTVRASMSTGGVPLNTFHKPKRPHRTELVVLCDVSGSVANFAQFTLLLVFALRDQFQKVRAFTFVDHIHEVTHHFKPGADVADVMTDLAASTAQAALWGRTNYGRAFTKFEESYADALGPKSSLLVLGDARSNYADLQLDTLKRLVANTRHQWWLNPEHRRHWGTGDSAAPEYAALMAMIECRNLTQLGQFVHDLV; from the coding sequence ATGCGACGCGAGATCTATCCGCTTGCCCGGCGGCTGGCGACTCGGCTCACCCAGGAACAGCACGCCAAACGCAAGGGCCCGCTCGACTTTCGCCGGACCGTACGCGCCTCGATGTCGACCGGCGGCGTCCCTCTCAACACCTTCCACAAACCCAAGCGCCCGCACCGCACCGAGCTCGTCGTGTTGTGCGATGTCTCGGGCAGCGTGGCCAACTTCGCGCAGTTCACCCTGCTGCTGGTGTTTGCGTTGCGCGACCAGTTCCAGAAGGTGCGCGCGTTCACCTTCGTCGACCACATCCACGAGGTCACCCACCACTTCAAGCCGGGTGCCGACGTCGCCGACGTGATGACCGATCTCGCGGCGAGCACCGCGCAGGCGGCGTTGTGGGGGCGTACGAACTACGGCCGCGCCTTCACCAAGTTCGAGGAGTCGTACGCCGATGCGCTCGGCCCCAAGTCCTCGCTGCTGGTCCTAGGTGACGCCCGCAGCAACTACGCCGACCTCCAACTCGACACCCTCAAGCGGCTCGTCGCCAACACCCGACACCAGTGGTGGCTCAACCCTGAGCACCGTCGGCACTGGGGCACGGGTGACTCTGCTGCGCCGGAGTACGCCGCCCTCATGGCGATGATCGAGTGCCGCAACCTCACCCAGTTGGGGCAGTTCGTACACGACCTGGTGTGA